A genomic window from Salvia hispanica cultivar TCC Black 2014 chromosome 5, UniMelb_Shisp_WGS_1.0, whole genome shotgun sequence includes:
- the LOC125189662 gene encoding uncharacterized protein LOC125189662, which translates to MNIECVGVVIGIIAPLMRWFAALWFKISQTERRSFRDEVKVGKYWTWMLILFVLAAKLVLFLSAKFGSAVFLCFCSCKNKRPALEVILKNICNEVDKLIKVGQKKQPKEHLMLLLKKSSSFVGVAQFDNGRLRGLHIPEPPKCWALLVVTSTAISVALTNIADEKVNQKAAGEFWDGVEKYRKWDKTDLKSTELRSLSYNAEKIVEEFMVGNKDDLKQNPLNWLARVIAANSMYRISKTILLPLRYDEHLDDDVLFESISIQISDILAACLTNLVQVITLKCHTNNIKEMEESVRRAAILLGETKTILEIVQQQFKLPSLDVERAAKIGVEEALDIV; encoded by the exons ATGAACATTGAGTGTGTTGGAGTGGTAATTGGAATTATTGCTCCTCTGATGAGATGGTTTGCTGCTTTGTGGTTCAAGATATCTCAGACGGAACGAAGGAGCTTCAGAGATGAAGTCAAGGTTGGCAAGTACTGGACTTGGATGCTG ATCCTCTTTGTTTTGGCTGCCAAACTAGTTTTGTTCCTCTCTGCTAAATTTGGTAGTGCAGTTTTCTTGTGTTTCTGCAGCTGCAAGAACAAAAGACCTGCTTTAGAG GTAATCCTCAAGAACATCTGCAATGAGGTGGATAAGCTGATAAAAGTAGGCCAAAAAAAGCAGCCCAAGGAGCATCTGATGCTACTTCTCAAGAAATCTTCAAGCTTCGTTGGAGTGGCACAGTTTGACAACGGAAGACTTCGAGGTTTGCACATTCCAGAACCTCCAAAATGCTGGGCTCTGCTCGTGGTGACTTCGACAGCCATTTCAGTTGCTCTTACCAACATTGCTGATGAGAAGGTTAACCA AAAAGCAGCAGGTGAATTTTGGGATGGAGTTGAAAAGTACAGAAAATGGGATAAGACCGATTTGAAGAGCACGGAACTTCGATCACTTTCTTATAATGCAGAAAAGATTGTAGAAGAATTTATGGTTGGAAATAAAGATGATCTAAAGCAGAACCCTCTAAACTGGCTTGCTAGAGTTATAGCTGCTAACTCAATGTACAGGATTTCTAAAACGATCTTGCTACCATTGCGATATGATGAGCACCTAGATGATGATGTGCTATTTGAGAGTATATCCATCCAAATCTCGGATATACTAGCAGCGTGCCTCACCAATCTAGTGCAGGTCATAACATTGAAGTGTCACACGAACAACATCAAAGAAATGGAAGAGAGTGTGAGGCGAGCAGCAATTCTTCTTGGTGAGACTAAAACGATACTTGAAATTGTGCAGCAGCAATTTAAGCTTCCGAGTTTGGATGTGGAGAGGGCTGCTAAGATTGGAGTGGAGGAAGCTCTGGATAtagtatag